From one Scomber scombrus unplaced genomic scaffold, fScoSco1.1 SCAFFOLD_177, whole genome shotgun sequence genomic stretch:
- the LOC133976773 gene encoding insulin-like growth factor-binding protein 7 has translation MELLPGDRENLAIQTRGGPEKHEVTGWVLISPLTTEEEGSYECHATNSKGEASAVGAIHVVESIDDIIVKKVTKEDEL, from the exons atGGAGCTTCTTCCTGGAGACAGAGAAAACCTGGCGATTCAGACGAGAGGAGGCCCCGAAAAACATGAAGTGACCGGCTGGGTGCTG ATCTCTCCGctcaccacagaagaagaaggttCGTATGAGTGTCATGCCACCAACTCCAAAGGCGAGGCGTCGGCTGTCGGAGCCATTCACGTGGTGGAGTCCATCGATGACATCATCGTCAAGAaag TGACGAAGGAAGATGagctgtga